From the genome of Devriesea agamarum, one region includes:
- the secG gene encoding preprotein translocase subunit SecG, translated as MDILKIALQSVLALTSILLILLVLLHKGKGGGLSDMFGGGISTSAGSSGVAERNLNRITVAIAIIWVLSIAGIGVIDRFAAVAG; from the coding sequence GTGGACATCCTGAAGATTGCCCTGCAGTCCGTGCTCGCTCTCACGAGCATCCTGCTGATTCTGCTCGTGCTTTTGCACAAAGGAAAAGGCGGCGGTCTGTCTGACATGTTCGGCGGTGGCATCTCCACATCGGCGGGCTCATCGGGTGTCGCAGAACGCAACCTCAACCGCATTACGGTAGCCATCGCAATTATTTGGGTGCTCAGCATCGCGGGTATTGGCGTCATCGACCGATTCGCTGCCGTCGCTGGCTGA
- a CDS encoding glutamate decarboxylase — MDSAIPDHTADVFAARTMREPSPSTQFPENPRPSREAYQLVHDELYLDGVARMNLATFCTTWVDDETRKLMDESLTKNIIDKDEYPQTSELEARCIRMLADLLHVPDAEHAVGTSTTGSSEAAMLGGLAAKWRWRAKRRAEGKDTTRPNLVCGPVQVCWEKFATYFDVELRELPMPEGYVMTPEMAADACDENTIAVVATFGQTFTGLFEDVAGICQALDELQERTGLDVPVHVDAASGGFVAAFTAPQIPWDFRQERVKSMNLSGHKTGLAPLGAGWALWRSRDDLPRELVFEVNYLGGMMPTFNLNFSRPGGQVVASYYSFIHLGRRGYTNVQGACYEVGQLLAREIEGMGPFELIFDADPQRGIPAVTWKLKDPDCGLNLFRLADELRCRGWLVPAYTLPPAQDKQAVQRLVIRHGFSVDMAQMLLKDLRSSLDRLQLISGSNLDQVPDESSFHHDAHRLTHSSHSKTAT; from the coding sequence ATGGACTCAGCAATCCCCGACCATACCGCGGATGTTTTTGCCGCTCGCACCATGCGCGAACCGTCCCCCAGCACCCAGTTCCCCGAAAACCCTCGCCCCTCCCGCGAGGCATACCAGCTGGTTCACGACGAACTGTATTTAGACGGCGTTGCTCGTATGAACCTCGCGACGTTCTGCACCACCTGGGTGGACGACGAAACTCGCAAGCTCATGGACGAGTCGCTGACAAAAAACATCATCGACAAAGACGAATACCCTCAAACTTCAGAGCTTGAAGCGCGATGCATCCGCATGCTCGCAGATCTCCTCCATGTGCCAGACGCCGAGCACGCAGTCGGAACCTCCACCACTGGGTCCAGCGAAGCGGCCATGCTCGGAGGACTCGCCGCGAAATGGCGTTGGCGCGCAAAGCGCCGCGCAGAAGGCAAAGACACCACCCGTCCGAATTTAGTCTGCGGGCCGGTGCAGGTGTGCTGGGAAAAATTCGCCACCTATTTCGATGTGGAACTGCGCGAACTACCTATGCCCGAGGGGTATGTGATGACCCCTGAGATGGCCGCCGACGCTTGCGACGAGAACACCATCGCTGTCGTCGCAACCTTTGGTCAAACATTTACCGGACTGTTTGAAGACGTCGCCGGGATCTGCCAAGCTCTAGATGAGCTGCAAGAACGCACCGGGCTAGATGTTCCCGTCCATGTAGACGCCGCCTCCGGGGGTTTCGTCGCCGCATTCACCGCGCCGCAGATCCCCTGGGATTTCCGGCAAGAACGTGTGAAGTCGATGAACCTATCCGGGCATAAAACCGGGTTGGCACCGCTTGGAGCAGGCTGGGCACTGTGGCGCAGCCGCGATGACCTCCCCCGAGAGCTCGTTTTTGAGGTGAACTACCTCGGTGGCATGATGCCAACGTTTAACCTCAATTTTTCGCGTCCCGGCGGCCAGGTTGTCGCCTCCTACTACTCATTCATTCATCTCGGCCGACGCGGGTACACCAATGTCCAAGGCGCCTGCTACGAGGTTGGTCAGCTGCTTGCCCGTGAGATCGAAGGCATGGGACCTTTCGAGTTGATTTTCGATGCAGACCCACAGCGCGGAATCCCCGCTGTCACCTGGAAGCTCAAAGATCCCGATTGTGGTCTCAATCTCTTCCGACTAGCCGATGAACTGCGCTGCCGTGGCTGGCTCGTTCCCGCCTATACGTTGCCTCCGGCGCAGGACAAGCAGGCTGTGCAGCGCCTCGTGATCCGCCATGGTTTTAGCGTCGATATGGCGCAAATGCTGCTGAAAGATTTGCGCTCCAGCCTGGACCGGTTGCAGCTAATCTCTGGTTCAAATCTCGACCAAGTTCCCGACGAATCGTCTTTCCATCACGACGCGCATCGTCTCACCCATAGCTCTCACTCGAAAACAGCCACGTAG
- the tpiA gene encoding triose-phosphate isomerase, with amino-acid sequence MTTRTPLMAGNWKMNLDYKQGLALVEELGDKLAAAGHDYNAVEVAVLPPFVDIRTVQTAVDAGKLGLAYGGQDISAHESGAYTGEVSGSMLKALGCTYAAVGHSERRQYHGEDEAITNAKVKAAFAAGLVPILCVGEPLEERKAGKHVEYTIAQLEGGIEGLPAEDAKRIVIAYEPVWAIGTGEVATPEDAQEVCHEIREFLRVQYGPEVADAVRVLYGGSVKADNVKQIMAKEDVDGALVGGASLKADGFAAIATYQKA; translated from the coding sequence GTGACCACCCGCACCCCGCTCATGGCGGGTAACTGGAAGATGAACCTCGACTACAAGCAGGGCCTGGCTTTGGTTGAAGAACTAGGGGACAAACTGGCAGCAGCTGGCCACGACTACAACGCGGTCGAGGTGGCGGTCCTGCCCCCGTTCGTCGACATCCGGACGGTGCAGACCGCGGTTGACGCGGGCAAGCTCGGTCTGGCCTACGGCGGCCAGGATATCTCCGCTCATGAATCCGGTGCCTACACCGGTGAGGTATCCGGTTCCATGCTGAAGGCGCTCGGTTGCACGTATGCAGCCGTGGGGCACTCTGAACGTCGCCAGTACCATGGCGAGGACGAAGCCATCACGAACGCTAAGGTAAAGGCCGCATTTGCCGCGGGCCTGGTGCCGATTCTGTGCGTCGGTGAGCCGCTGGAAGAGCGCAAAGCCGGTAAGCATGTTGAGTACACCATCGCACAGCTCGAGGGCGGCATCGAAGGGCTGCCTGCCGAAGATGCCAAGCGTATCGTCATCGCTTATGAGCCTGTGTGGGCGATTGGCACCGGCGAGGTAGCGACCCCTGAGGATGCTCAGGAAGTCTGCCACGAAATCCGGGAGTTCCTCCGGGTCCAGTACGGTCCCGAGGTTGCTGATGCGGTGCGTGTCCTCTACGGCGGCAGCGTCAAGGCGGACAATGTGAAGCAGATTATGGCTAAGGAAGACGTCGACGGGGCTCTTGTTGGCGGAGCATCCCTGAAGGCCGATGGCTTTGCCGCGATCGCAACCTACCAGAAAGCCTGA
- a CDS encoding phosphoglycerate kinase has translation MKTIESLGELRGKRVLVRSDLNVPLDGTTITDDGRIRASIPTIKKLSDAGAKVIVVAHLGRPKGTPDEKYSLKPVVARMSELLGRPVAFATDTVGESAHETVAALGEGDVAILENLRFNAGETSKDEAERTEFAKQLAELADAFVSDGFGVVHRKQASVYDVAKLLPAATGGLVLNEVESLRKVTDEPARPFVVILGGAKVADKLGVIENLLDKADRILIGGGMSYTFQKALGYEIGKSLLDEGQIETVKSYMERAKANGVELVLPVDAVIAPEFGPNGPASVVASDAIPADQEGMDIGPKTRELFAEKIRDAKTVFWNGPMGVFEFELFAEGTKAVAEALAECEGFTVVGGGDSASAIRNLGFDEAKFSHISTGGGASLELIEGKELPGIAILEEEAK, from the coding sequence ATGAAGACCATCGAAAGTCTCGGAGAGCTGCGCGGAAAGCGCGTTCTTGTCCGCAGCGATCTCAATGTGCCGTTGGACGGCACCACCATCACCGATGACGGGCGTATCCGCGCCTCTATCCCGACGATCAAGAAGCTTTCGGATGCCGGAGCCAAGGTCATTGTCGTGGCTCACCTCGGTCGCCCCAAGGGCACCCCGGACGAGAAGTACTCGCTGAAACCAGTGGTTGCTCGCATGAGTGAACTGCTCGGCCGTCCCGTGGCGTTCGCCACCGATACCGTCGGTGAGAGCGCACATGAAACCGTTGCCGCTCTCGGCGAAGGTGACGTAGCGATTCTTGAAAACCTTCGCTTCAATGCGGGAGAGACCAGCAAGGACGAGGCCGAGCGGACCGAGTTTGCCAAGCAACTTGCTGAACTCGCCGACGCCTTTGTTTCCGACGGATTCGGCGTTGTGCACCGCAAGCAGGCTTCTGTCTACGACGTGGCCAAGCTGCTTCCGGCGGCAACCGGTGGCCTCGTGCTCAACGAGGTGGAATCGCTGCGCAAGGTGACCGATGAGCCTGCCCGCCCGTTCGTGGTGATCCTGGGCGGCGCGAAGGTTGCCGACAAGCTCGGGGTGATTGAAAACCTGCTGGACAAGGCTGACCGCATTCTCATTGGCGGCGGTATGTCCTACACCTTCCAGAAGGCGCTCGGTTACGAGATCGGAAAGTCTCTGCTCGACGAGGGCCAGATTGAGACTGTCAAGAGCTACATGGAGCGGGCTAAGGCCAATGGCGTTGAGCTGGTCCTGCCCGTTGATGCCGTGATCGCTCCTGAGTTCGGTCCGAACGGCCCGGCCAGCGTGGTCGCCTCCGATGCGATTCCTGCCGATCAGGAAGGCATGGATATTGGCCCGAAGACCCGCGAGCTTTTCGCGGAGAAGATCCGGGACGCCAAGACGGTGTTCTGGAATGGGCCGATGGGCGTATTTGAATTTGAACTTTTCGCAGAGGGCACCAAGGCCGTTGCAGAAGCTTTGGCTGAGTGTGAAGGTTTCACCGTGGTCGGTGGCGGCGATTCCGCGTCCGCTATCCGTAACCTAGGTTTCGATGAAGCGAAGTTCTCGCACATTTCGACCGGTGGCGGTGCCAGCCTCGAACTGATCGAGGGCAAGGAACTGCCGGGCATCGCGATCCTTGAGGAGGAAGCTAAGTGA